From the genome of Myxocyprinus asiaticus isolate MX2 ecotype Aquarium Trade chromosome 39, UBuf_Myxa_2, whole genome shotgun sequence:
TAACATACACAgccattaaaaaagtaaaaatacagGAACAACCTTAAGGTCCACCCCAATATTCATATTACTGGTGAACAAGTATCGGCTTTTCAATAGCTGATTCTCAAACTATTACCCTCAATCCCAAATATGTAGTTACAGCCTTGCAAAGTGCTAGAAGTCATTCATAGGTTTACTTACTGAAAAGCGTAAGCACCATTTCTCAGTGCTTTAAGCGGTATGACGTGTCAATATCTGTCTCAAACAATAGTATGAGTTTAGGGCAGGGCTACCTGCCCCAAAAATGGTTAGCTGAAGGGGTTGGAGTTTTTGGAAAACCTGTTCgtaaacaattatttttgcaattttcgTTTGATGCCACTCAGTGCGCAGAAATTATACAATGCATCTTTAAGGGCCAAAAAGCACTGCATTTTTGAGCACTGCATTGcagttgttgtgtttgtttcctAGTGAGTTAAATACTTTTTTCAGTGTGAGATGTCCCTTCTGTTCATCACTGAAAGTTGTTCCTTCAGGCATAGAGACACAGAGGCATCATATACCCAAAATCCAGCATAGAGGGGCTCAGTGAATGTGGCGTGGAATGCAATATGtgcgtgagtgtgtctgcgtgagAAACGTTGTAGAAGGACAGAGTGCCACCCGCCCAGTCTAAATAAACTCCCAATCTGTTCGAGGGGGGTGTACAGAAAGGTATGTCTATTTTTTTAGAACTGTACCAGGCAATGCATAAAAGACTCCAGGAACACTTGTTCATCCCAAACCTACAGTTAGTCCCCTCTTTCCTGTTGATGCTTTTATATGTCACTGTTATGTTACTCCAGCCTCTCCATTCAAACTCCCAGTAACAGCACCCAGACAGACTCTTTACACAGAAC
Proteins encoded in this window:
- the LOC127430177 gene encoding stonustoxin subunit beta-like; the protein is MRLSGCMVTQEGCSYLASAPSSNPSHLRGLDLSYNHPGSTGVTLLSARLQDPNCKLEKLNLDHGEPFLITPGLRKYACDLTMDPNTANPRLSLSEGNRWNMLKRYSHTLIIQRDLIGKNRFCVKSLSGCCYWEFEWRGWSNITVTYKSINRKEGTNCRFGMNKCSWSLLCIAWYSSKKIDIPFCTPPSNRLGVYLDWAGGTLSFYNVSHADTLTHILHSTPHSLSPSMLDFGYMMPLCLYA